One stretch of Vulgatibacter sp. DNA includes these proteins:
- a CDS encoding KGG domain-containing protein, producing MATRTKTTTGRTTRATSSRGGTTARSTARSTSTRGTSARGTTTAKRATTARATTGSRAAPKSRTTASARQVKASTGGMTVQEAGRKGGMIGGRKGGETVLRERGPQFYSEIGKKGGQRVRELIERAKMLEAGEAKATTRRTTRRTTSR from the coding sequence ATGGCGACGAGGACGAAGACGACGACGGGCCGGACCACGCGCGCGACCAGCAGCCGCGGCGGGACCACCGCGCGGAGCACCGCGCGCTCCACCAGCACCCGCGGCACGAGCGCCCGCGGCACCACCACGGCCAAGCGCGCCACCACGGCCCGGGCGACCACCGGCAGCCGTGCTGCGCCGAAGAGCCGCACCACCGCCAGCGCGCGCCAGGTGAAGGCGTCGACCGGCGGCATGACGGTGCAGGAGGCCGGCCGCAAGGGCGGCATGATCGGTGGCCGCAAGGGTGGCGAGACCGTGCTTCGCGAGCGCGGGCCGCAGTTCTACAGCGAGATCGGCAAGAAGGGTGGCCAGCGCGTTCGCGAGCTGATCGAGCGCGCCAAGATGCTCGAGGCCGGTGAGGCGAAGGCGACCACGCGTCGCACGACCCGCCGCACCACCAGCCGCTGA
- a CDS encoding RimK family alpha-L-glutamate ligase — protein sequence MVRFGIISAYASEDASSQGLIEACERLGEAVAIDPATLSVAVRDGSAEVHCARIPAADFDALLLVRGIGRKGDPDLQFEIYRALEMAGAPIMNRLDGLLAAQDKFRTSLLLASAGIATPEVQVVQRSEDAAAALRALGTAVAKPMWGSLGDGIELLRDDASGRRRAEALFEERAALYLQRYVDHGGRDVRAFVVGGRVEAAMERIAPPGEFRTNVSIGAEPRAIELPPEAEAMAVRAARALGLDWAGVDLAFGPSGPTVIEVNGSPNWEGIFRATGRDMAEAIAHHAARRAHARLTVVAAPIEGMGG from the coding sequence GTGGTTCGGTTCGGCATCATCTCGGCGTATGCATCGGAAGACGCCAGCTCCCAGGGGCTGATCGAGGCTTGCGAACGGCTCGGCGAGGCGGTGGCGATCGACCCGGCGACGCTCTCGGTCGCGGTGCGGGACGGGAGCGCCGAGGTGCACTGCGCCCGCATCCCCGCCGCCGACTTCGATGCCCTGCTCCTCGTCCGTGGGATTGGTCGCAAGGGCGATCCCGACCTGCAATTCGAGATCTACCGGGCCCTCGAGATGGCCGGCGCGCCGATCATGAACCGGCTCGACGGACTCCTCGCGGCCCAGGACAAATTCCGCACCAGCCTGCTCCTCGCCAGCGCCGGCATCGCCACCCCCGAGGTGCAGGTGGTCCAGCGCAGCGAGGATGCAGCGGCTGCGCTGCGCGCCCTCGGCACCGCGGTGGCCAAGCCGATGTGGGGATCGCTGGGGGACGGGATCGAGCTCCTCCGCGACGACGCCTCGGGCAGGCGGCGCGCCGAGGCGCTCTTCGAAGAACGCGCCGCTCTCTACCTGCAGCGCTACGTCGATCACGGCGGGCGCGACGTGCGGGCCTTCGTGGTCGGCGGCAGGGTGGAAGCGGCCATGGAGCGGATCGCGCCTCCCGGCGAATTCCGCACCAACGTCTCGATCGGCGCCGAGCCGCGCGCGATCGAACTGCCTCCGGAAGCGGAGGCGATGGCTGTGCGCGCGGCACGCGCACTGGGGCTCGATTGGGCCGGGGTCGATCTGGCCTTCGGTCCGTCGGGGCCGACGGTGATCGAGGTGAATGGCAGTCCGAACTGGGAGGGAATCTTCCGCGCCACCGGGCGGGACATGGCGGAGGCGATCGCGCACCACGCTGCGCGTCGTGCTCACGCCAGGCTGACGGTGGTCGCGGCACCTATCGAAGGAATGGGAGGTTGA